From the Lactuca sativa cultivar Salinas chromosome 9, Lsat_Salinas_v11, whole genome shotgun sequence genome, the window TTGCTTTTTTTCTAAAGCAatcaaatacaaataaataaatcTTACTAGATGCTTGTTGGGATCTACCGAATGGATATTGAGAACTTTGAATCAAATATTATGATTCCCTTACTATATTTTAATACTTGTGTTTACTTGTTGTCATGCATCCAAGTTTTTCATTTGTAAAATTGTCTTTTTTTCTTCATAAAAGATTTAGAAAACCATATAAAAATGTTAGTATTCTTGCATTGTTTTTTTATCCACCTAGCGTTGTTAATCTATTGGATatgattaataatatgattttcaaCTCGTAATCTTTATAAACTcatattcatattaatatatattaattatatcaTATGGTTCATCTAACGGTCAGCAATTTATATAATATGTGATATTAGATAATAGATATAGACATGACAGTCtaaaaaagaattaaacatgtGTTTATAGATTATTATTTACTAGCAACAATCATTtattgtatatattatataagAAGATTTTTTTACATacgaaaaaatatatattgataGAAAAGTTGAAGGGTTTCTCCTAaaagtttatatatgtatatacatgtTATATTGTTGAAGATAGCTAAAgtattcttttttaatttttcagtAACTAGTTGCGAGACCTTGTACTatacgagttaaaaaaaaaagttaaatatagagatctaaacatttaagagtttgaatttacaaaaaaaatgagaaaaatattaaattattgaaattgaaatgttcctttctcttttaaatttaaacatataatctaaataaataaacaaagaatAATTGGGCGTTTAATttatgaaatttgaaattaaacgGAAACTTACATTAATAAAACtgatacatttattataactattacatttaaatattataaaGTTTAATAAAATGAGAAGAATTCATAAAATTACAAATGCAAAAACGAAAtggcatttatttatttattaggataCAGTGATATACTATACATTAAACAAACATTATTGGGTTATGGGTTCCTTCCCCGGGTGAAGTAGAGTTACCCATTTGGCATTTGGGCTTCAGGTAAAAGGAGCACATATTTTGATTTAACAGAcctatatcttttttttttgaacaaaaaacaCTAATAATTTTATATCCATATTAACCTACGAAATCAGGGCTACAAATATGATAATTTGTAACCAACTTAAGTGTATCACATCGGGCTAGTTGGACTGTTTGGTGACATTTCGAAGTGGACATTAGGTTGTTGCCTCTTTTAGAGTGAATTGTTTTGGACTAGATTTTCATTTTAGTATGTAAATAATTACTTAAAtggaaaaaaatcaaataattagTGCTTcttctggaaaaaaaaaaaatcgtattGGCTATTATAGATAAAAGGAGGCTGATTTTAAAATTGTGACATCCATTAAGCAAAAGTAGATGTGTAAATGACTCCACCTAACTAACAATCACGGAAAGTTATGTGTTGTTTATCTCCTTGCATCTTATTATTATGGCCTCgtttgtttttttttacaaaaatactTTTTGAGCACTTTTCATTTCTGGCGGGTAGACGTTTCTCAAGTCCATGTCTTCTTCCGCACACATGGAAAAAGACAAAATACATTTAACCACTTCCAAAACAAACAACACTTACGTGTGTTGATTGAAACCCTAAGAAATGTTCAAGTTCCTATCAAGAGCTCAAATGGTCTTAAATATCTGCAAGAATTATATTGTTGGCGCATTAAGGCAAGGTCGAATAACTTGAAAATGAGCAAGCCCAAAAATATACACCAAAAAATGTCCAAACTCCAACCTTTAAGTACATACATGTTAACTCAGGTCttgaacagctcgacgagtcgaattcttataAACTCGAACTCGACTTGTTTTGAGCTCATATTTCTACATACTGAAGCTCGAATTATCAAACAAAAGGCTTGACTTGTTTGCAGCCCTACTTGATTATGATACAACACCTGCATTTGAACATCAACATTCAACTTAGCCATTTTACAGGATTATAAAGTAAGTATTAAGTATTAGGAACCTGCACTCCAAGTCAGGTTTGGGGACTTTATATTTGTTCAAATGCAAGTCAACTTTATCCCTCCTCATGTCCATTCTTCAAGTTGCAAAACCCTAGCTTTAAGAAAGGATGAATAagtcatttcaaaattcaaatataGATGTAGATAGAAGGATGGATGGAAAATGAAGTGCATGCCTTTTTTGTGATTTCTTAAAAGGCTTCGGGGTTGGTGTACTCTAGCAGCATATGCGGTGACCTGTATATTTTTACCAATGTCCAGTACAAGACCTCTTCAACTACCAGTTCGCCCTCAGCTCTAGCAGCATATATATCCTCACAAATGGCAATCaatctacacacacacacacacacacacaccaaagtTACTTTAATCAAAAATGCCAAAATGATGGAAAATCATAATTTACTTTAAATCAGCTGATATTGGGCTATAACAAATTTAATGGCTTAGCTAAAAATAAAACGAGTTAAATAGTGAAAAAAGGTACCTGTCACAAGAAGGAAGGTTCTCGAATGGAATTCTCATTCTCAAGTCAGAGCACTGAAGCCTTATGAAGCGACCAACTGCTAATACAAAGGTAATGTAGAGACCCCATATACTCGATTTGCTCAACGTCTCACCAAGAAGACCCTCTTAATCAGATTCAACAAATAATTAtcaatatgtatttttttttctaaactttttgattatatatttaaaGAAAGATGGACTTACGTGGCGTTTCCTCTGACACTACAATGGCCATGGGCCCCATCAAATCTCCACATGCACTTGAATTCAACCAATCAATATCGTAAAATGACCACCATTCTGAATTCCCACGATGTAGGAGAAGCTTCGCATCCACTCCACCTGCCTGTACATGTAATTTGTAAAATTAAAATTCCAGCATTAGGGTTAGGGATACGGATACAACCatacaggatatatatatatatatatatatatatatatatatatatatatatatatatatatatatatatatatatatatatatatatatatatatatatatatatatatatatatatgtaccttTTGGTCGAAGAGTCTGACATCCCCTGAACCAGTCAAGCGAAAATACCTTGGATAAGTGTTATTTATCCTAAAGCTATTGGTGGAACCATTAAGAACCTGCTCAAGTTCTGAAGGCGTGGGAAGATCTGAGCGTTGTATAGTTTGTTCGTATTTTACAACTTCTTTGTTCTTAGGCCTGTCTCGAGTCAGCACCCAAGAAAATTTCATATCCATGGCCATATCAAGAGACTGAATGAACTTTCTTTGAATGGCATCAGGGACAAGCCACAAACTAATGGCATCGGCTTGGCAACATATCATTTGGATATCATCCACATTATAAGAATCCAGGTAATTATTGGGATCAAGATTAGCTGAAGGTTTCAACACGTTCCATGGTGTGATTGCACATAGAGTTGTCTCGTATAACATCAATCGTCCACCGTTTGTCTTTATGTGAAACTGAACACTTACATCATTAATAGGGTTGGCTATGTTTGTCGGGTTACCACTACTATACATCTGCAATTTAAAAAATTTTGTTTAAGAAATATCAACAACCATGCAAAATCatgtatatataaataaagaATAGAGAAATAACTTACAAGCATAGGAGCCCATATGACACAGATTAATATAAAGAATAAGCATAAGCCATTGCAAAATTTAGTAACTTTCTTCTGCCTCTCTCCTTGTCTACGACCGGCCATGTTCAGAACTGCATCAGATTTGACAAGGTACAAACTTGCATTTATGTCCTCCAACTATAACCGCAAAATTACATACATCAATCAGTTTATTTATATACATGCCAGATGCTGAAAATCATTCATGAAAATGAAAAGTCCTTTCAGATTTCTATGGATAGTTAACTTCCTCTTTATTTCTGAAAATAAAGCCAAAATTTGACTTGCTTTCTTGGTTCTTAACACATCTTgatagattaaaaaaaaaaaaaaaaataggaacTTACCTTGAGCCAGTCATACATGGTCAAAGATGTGGTGGTGCATGACCAATCAAGAACACATCTTAATTCATAGAGGAAGGGGAGTGCACGGTAGAGTCGGTAACCCAAATAATTAACTCTAGTAATACTGCTAGTCAAAAACTGCCTATATAAAGTACTCTTATGAGGAACCCCTGATCGTATTTGCATGGCTTGAAGGGCCAAAGAGATGGCTTTAGTAAGATATATTGCACGCAGTGCTAAACCTGCTGCATGGTGCTGTGAAGGTTCCATGCTCCAGGCATACTCAGTCACTGAGTATGTGAAAATTACAAGGTTACATATGTAAAATATCACTTTCCCTGTTGCAAATGAACACAGATATAGAACGCGATCAAGCACGATCAAGAAGAAGATAGCctgcatatacatatatatataaaatctaaTTAGCTTACACCCACCCCACCCTAAATAAGGTATTCATTcaagtgataaaaaaaaaaaaaaaaaaaaaaaaacttgccatcaagatgaacacaaactccTTTGGAAACTGATCTTCCAGCTGATAAACATCTAGAAATTCGTTTTTATTCTTTATAACAGACTGGTAGAAAATGGCTACCAAAAAGAAAACAGCCAAATCCGCACCGAATATGTAGGCATATAGATCGATCTCTCTTTTGCCTCCCCCTATTACGGATACAATAGAATAAGGAAATCCAAAATGTTTAGAAAGACCAGCATCTTCTGCTTCTATTATCTCCTTAGCCACATCAGCTGCAGGAGTTAGAGACTTGTAGTTTTCAGCCATAAGACATTCCTCCCTTGGTGATGCATACGTGACTTCAAAAACCGCCAATGCCACATTTGGGCTGTCTTTACTCTTTTCAATGCTACGTACCTGGACAGTACTCGCATAAGAGCAAGTGTCAGGGTCTGATATCTTGCATTTTGAATTATGTACAAATCTAAGCATTTGGTTGACTCCCGATTCTACCCTTGCTGGTTGAATCCCGTATTCCGGCCATGAATGAACATCTAATGATAACTGGATAAAATACGGGGGAGATTCTGCTTCCTGTGTCAGTGATTTCCAGTAATTAACACAGTTCCCGATGATCAGTTTAGCAATATTTTTTACAATCTGAAGAACCTTTTGTGTGTTCTCTCTCCAACTTGAACTAAAAAGAACCTCCTTAGGGTTGACGATTCTCCCCGTGAAATTGCTGAACTCGGTTGCGAAAATCCATTCGCTGTCTTTGGCAGTTATAGAGCTCTGAATGAGGGTAAATAGGTAAACTAGAAATAGTGGCAACAAACTGACAACGAATGAAGAGGTTATTCTGTTTGTAGGAAACCCCCATTCCGGAAGAGAGACGGAATCGATAGTGATCCCACAATGTTGGATGATGATTTGATACACATACTGAATCAAAATATAGAACTCAGTGTAGATCAGCATTACAACCCAGAAGATGTAACTAGGTCCGGTGTTCACACAAAGAGCATACAAGAAGAGAGCTGCAAGATACACCATGGAAAGCAGGCTAAAGTTCCAAAGAAAGACAAGAAGGAAGCAACAATAGCAGACAATGTCATTATTCGATTGCATCTGTCCCCATATATGTTGAAAGATTATCCCACAACTAGCTGATTCAGAACCAGTTCTACTTCTTTCAGATTGCAAAGAAGATGAACGATTCGAAGCTATGTGACTCTCGTTTTGGCTTTCTGTCTCACTATTTTTACCAGTGGGTGATAACGAAGTCGGGTCATCCGAATCTAAATCTTCTTGAGGGATATTTAAGTAATTTGCTAAGTTGGAAACCGCCCGATTTCCGATCGACTGTACTTGAGAAACACCATCACCTATCAACTGTACAGCAGATATCAATGTGCTTTCTTTCATAGGCCCTTTACCTTTCTTCTCCATCTCTGCGATGTCCTCATCAAACTCAGCAACTTCAATAAGATGCGAGTTTTCTGGCGACTCGAATGCAGGTAAACTTTCGGTTCCATGGAATTCAAATGGTAATGGCATCTCCATATTAATATCCGACGCGTGTTTCTTGAGATTATCTTCTTCTTTATTAACAACACACTGAGTGGTATAATCGGTATTTAAAGAGACAGCTCTCCTTCTTCGTAGCCCTTCGTTACGAGGTGAATCATCATGAGTATGTTCATGAGCAGGACACGTAGTGTGAAGCTGGATCTGTAAGTTTAGCATTTCGGATTTCATCTTCTCCACTTGCATATTCCTCTGGCGTTTCTTCTCTTTGTCTTCACGAATATGCTGCAACTGCTCAGTTTTCCATGCAGCCTTCTTCTCTTGTTCGCGTACAATCGCACCGATTTGCTCAGCTTCGAGATATTGGAATACGTAATTTAGCTCTGGAGAGGAAAACATGTATGACTGCAATGACACCAGAATGAAGATGATAATCTCAACCAAGGCAGACCTTGAGGTAATCCGGAATCCATAATCATACTTATAAAATCCGATAACTTCATAAACATAGTCTATGGTTTCACATTTCCCTTCGTTAAAAACACCAACGAATGGTGATTGATAGGCAAGAGAGAGAACAATGACAGCAAAGTTGTATATCCGCAACCACTTAAAGATCTTGTTCTTTTTCTTTAGTATTGTAAGTCTGAGTCGGAAAAGACTTAGAGCAAAAGCGAGATATCCAAGGTGTAATATATCGTATTCGAGAGTTCCAGTGATTAAAATTAAGGCAAGCACAAGATCCAACAGATGGCAGTAGCAGTATAGTCTTAAGTAGTCAAGAAGAGTCCAGATGGTTTTGGTTTCAAGCGAAAGGTCTTTCCAAACAAACGCATTCTTGCGTTGAGAAATCATTTGGCGATATGTATATGATCCTGAGAAACTACAGAATCGATCGGCTCGCAGCTTGAAACATGAAAACTTGAAGACTATGAAGTAACTGATCAGCACTCTTGGGTCATCAACAGTAAGTCCTACACACAGTTATAACAAAAATTAAGAATGCAAATGTTGGTGATTTCATGATCCAATTTGATACTCAAGTTACACCATGTTAATTTCTAGATGAATTCatcaaaaggatgaagaggagagaacAGTACCTAGCCAGCAGCGACGACAATAGCTGAAATGAAATTCCGAAGTCCTCCAGCAGTCATGGCAGTGTAAGGTGTTGTCACTTTCACCAAATTCACTTAAAGGCCTTTCAGTCTTCCAAATGGCAAAATATTCGAGTAAAAGAACACTAGCAAAAAGGACAACAAATAATGACCATGATCTTTGTACTAGTTGTCGGCCAAGCACAACACAAGCAGCAAGTGATGCGATATACAGCAGAGAAATGGCATTAAGAAGAGCAAAACTCGCAAGAAGCAATGCGATCATGTTAATCTCAAGGCCAAAGAGGATGAACATGTTCTCCATCCAAAACTTTAGGTATATCTTTAAGGAAGTCTTCTGCATTTCAAATCTCTCTTTTCGTAAGAAAAGAACCTGTTTCTTTTTCCATTTATGGTTCTCATTAACCTGTCCCCAAAAATACCCAAGCATGTATCTTCTGTTATTACTCTTGGTACCTGAATCACCAGATGATTCTTGGCTGTTTGCTGGCCAAGAGTTGATGCTTCTCAACCCCATCTTTTTAATAGATGAAAAAACATTATCCTCATCTGGAATCGAGGCAACTGGTAACACATCTTCTTGAGAGAAAAACAATGGGCAAGGCTCTTCCCATTGACCTACACCCGAAAGCCAACTGGGAAGCACCTCTAACCAATGGAAGACATTATACTGAAGGGTACATGCAGCAATGACCAGTACCTTAGCCCTCAACCCTGCTTCTAAACCTCTAGCTCCAGGCTGATACACCTTTAACCCTAGAAAGTTGGAAAAagcagagtgtttttgcccaggaAACATTGAAGCTTGTTCCCCACACAACTGGAATAAATACTCTGATGTCACGAGAAATCCCGTGTAAACCAAAAATGATTTTGATGGGATCCGGGAAGCTTTTGGTAAAATTGAGCAGAAGACAGTGCCAAGAAGATAGAGAAAACCGAATGCACTTATTGGAGATATTGCTGCGTAGAACATAGCAGCAAACAAGATTTTTTGACTGTGCCATATTAGAAGCCTTCTAATAAACCCAATCACCCCAAACTGGAGCCGATTTGTGTCCTCTAAGTTAGGATACCTGTTTTGTCTCCTCTCGTAGCTATAAAGTTGCATTGCGATTGTTATTGCTAATGCTTCCGAAACGTTTTCAAATACTGCTGCTTCTGAATTGTAGCCAAGGTATTTATAAAGATCAACTTTTGTGGATATCCATCCCTCAAAACTTGGGAAGATGCTCAAAATATAGATGAGAATAAACATCACGATTGAATATGCTTTCAATGGGAACCATAGACGCTTTCTTGTCTTCTCAACAAGTTGTCTGCCAGTAATCCAGAAAAGGAGAAGAAAAAGGTACCCAAATGACACGTAATTAGGTGGAGTCATGTAGACTGTGATAAGTATAGTTACAAACGCGATGTAAGTGCCAAATGAACGATATAGCGATAGAAACCTCTGCCCTATTGCACTGAGATATGATGCCACTTTTCTCTCTGAAACAAAAAAACACAAAGTTATTAGAAAAGTTGATAATATaaaaattagaagaaatggtggtGAATGTGAATGTACCTTGGGAGGGGTTATCATCGATGTGTGTAGAGTTTGCAACAGCATAAACAGATAACAAAACTGATTTATTCAAACCAGCTTTTAAAATACTAAATCCAATGGGAGGGCGAGGTGTGTGCTGCACAATTGCTGAGAAAGAAAACAGAACTTTGTGACCATGCTTCTGAATGGCACAGAAACCTGCAAGCAAAGCTATTTCCACAAAATCCCAGGTGCTATCACATTCAAGGAGACCTGCATCAATTTGGTTACAATTCTTATTATTTAACAGAATAAATAGAAAAGCAGGAAACCATGTGTGATAACTAATCCCACATTGGTTACAGATTCAAGTTTATTTGAGTTTATGTGTAGGATTGGTGAACCAATTAGAAATAGACAATACCTAACTGAGATAAAATTGCCCAACTTATAGTGTCACTTTTCCTCAAGGCCCCAGAGACAAGATTTATCTGAAGAGTGTACAAGATTGCGAAATGAATCTCACACAGAAGAAGTAAGGCGCCTTGCACTCTTGGGCTGATGCGGTGGCTCAATAAATACAGAAAAAAGAATATCACTGAAGCACAGATAAAATAGTAGCACTTATAAGGGCTTGTTCCATGATCAGATCAGATAGTACTAGTagtaaaattatattaattaGAGAGTAAACGTACTATATACAGCATGGATGAAACCAGGCTTCATTGCAATGAGAAATATTTGCACTAGCATGATTGCCCGGTTACATTTGCGAAGCACCCAAGCGATTGTGGCTACAATCAGCACTTTTGTTTCTTCTTTAACTGCATTTACAATTGCTTTTAGTAAAAGAATAACAAATTAATCAGTAAGAATTGAGaaattaaatttgaaaataaaaaaaaagacctTCAGGGGTAGAGTCTCCATCAGACGTACTGGGGACCTCATCAGAGAGGTAGAGGAAAACAGAGTTGTTGACAAGGTTAACAAGGGCAACTAAAAATCCAAGACAAAACTGAGCAAGGATAAAGAAACCAGGAAATGGATAATGCCACAACCCCACCATTTCCCAAACCTGTGTGTCCTGTATATGAAATTTAAGGAAAGAAACATACAAGATTATTTCTCATGAAAGGGAAATAGAATGAAAAAAAGATAATTACCTTTCCAAGCTTCCCATTCTGGTTTGAGAAAACTATATTGAAAATATATGTACTGACAGCCCAAAACAGAATGAAGACAAGGAGCAGCCCGTTTAGTCTGTGCAAACGGAACAAGGATGGGAACACAAATATAATGTAGCCGACATATCCAAGCAATCCAAATGCACACACACTTGCATAATAGAAGCTCCATAAGGAAAGAGCAAACAAGGACACCTGTCAATTTCATCActgaaaatttaacaaaaataagcCGAAAGATAATTGACATGCTCGACTTAACCTGAAACCAAAATACATTGACTAGGTCAAGGAAGCAACAAGcatgtgaaaaaaaaatgttgCACTTATAAACTATAGAGATTCATATAAGATTTTAGACAGAACAAATCCAAAGACAGTCCAcattacatttattaaaaaaaaaagagccTAAATAACATCACTACTACAAGAGTGCTTATCGATATTTAGATTCAATCAGATCATGTCCTTGACCTCCAAACATACTATTTAGATTTCAATGGTAACTCATGTATTAATGAGGTAGTATATTCATGAAAAATATCCAATAAAACTTATATCATAACAGATTTTGTGGATTGATGCATAATAATAAAAAGGACCATGACAGTATAAAACTTATGAGGGCCTTTCATGTGTTACAGGA encodes:
- the LOC111886434 gene encoding piezo-type mechanosensitive ion channel homolog isoform X2, whose product is MGVLVGGYLLSLLLFTAALLNWSLISLGNLLGSLLILFVHLERGFHSKGRIVLWGIVVYSLVVILSQLTFLLAWAIWCGRCSAEEPVWAKFIGFMIIKRPRSPKIIYYLTLQLLAAFTATTELHEIRLGLFTWSSSFLGDLAEAIERIGSHVKVAFFLLLPAVQLVVGISNTSWVSLPFFVSSCVGLVDWSLSSNFHGVFRWWRALWLYAGFNIIFLYMYQLPTRSPNMIGDFIGLYRISSESDWTEICSGLSLIIYFFGLSFVKLDLEEMNLIMSMREGNLAEHLLPSTNSFFIRESRSGERDTNVLLRGAVFRTFSINFFTYGAPVSLFALSLWSFYYASVCAFGLLGYVGYIIFVFPSLFRLHRLNGLLLVFILFWAVSTYIFNIVFSNQNGKLGKDTQVWEMVGLWHYPFPGFFILAQFCLGFLVALVNLVNNSVFLYLSDEVPSTSDGDSTPEVKEETKVLIVATIAWVLRKCNRAIMLVQIFLIAMKPGFIHAVYMIFFFLYLLSHRISPRVQGALLLLCEIHFAILYTLQINLVSGALRKSDTISWAILSQLGLLECDSTWDFVEIALLAGFCAIQKHGHKVLFSFSAIVQHTPRPPIGFSILKAGLNKSVLLSVYAVANSTHIDDNPSQERKVASYLSAIGQRFLSLYRSFGTYIAFVTILITVYMTPPNYVSFGYLFLLLFWITGRQLVEKTRKRLWFPLKAYSIVMFILIYILSIFPSFEGWISTKVDLYKYLGYNSEAAVFENVSEALAITIAMQLYSYERRQNRYPNLEDTNRLQFGVIGFIRRLLIWHSQKILFAAMFYAAISPISAFGFLYLLGTVFCSILPKASRIPSKSFLVYTGFLVTSEYLFQLCGEQASMFPGQKHSAFSNFLGLKVYQPGARGLEAGLRAKVLVIAACTLQYNVFHWLEVLPSWLSGVGQWEEPCPLFFSQEDVLPVASIPDEDNVFSSIKKMGLRSINSWPANSQESSGDSGTKSNNRRYMLGYFWGQVNENHKWKKKQVLFLRKERFEMQKTSLKIYLKFWMENMFILFGLEINMIALLLASFALLNAISLLYIASLAACVVLGRQLVQRSWSLFVVLFASVLLLEYFAIWKTERPLSEFGESDNTLHCHDCWRTSEFHFSYCRRCWLGLTVDDPRVLISYFIVFKFSCFKLRADRFCSFSGSYTYRQMISQRKNAFVWKDLSLETKTIWTLLDYLRLYCYCHLLDLVLALILITGTLEYDILHLGYLAFALSLFRLRLTILKKKNKIFKWLRIYNFAVIVLSLAYQSPFVGVFNEGKCETIDYVYEVIGFYKYDYGFRITSRSALVEIIIFILVSLQSYMFSSPELNYVFQYLEAEQIGAIVREQEKKAAWKTEQLQHIREDKEKKRQRNMQVEKMKSEMLNLQIQLHTTCPAHEHTHDDSPRNEGLRRRRAVSLNTDYTTQCVVNKEEDNLKKHASDINMEMPLPFEFHGTESLPAFESPENSHLIEVAEFDEDIAEMEKKGKGPMKESTLISAVQLIGDGVSQVQSIGNRAVSNLANYLNIPQEDLDSDDPTSLSPTGKNSETESQNESHIASNRSSSLQSERSRTGSESASCGIIFQHIWGQMQSNNDIVCYCCFLLVFLWNFSLLSMVYLAALFLYALCVNTGPSYIFWVVMLIYTEFYILIQYVYQIIIQHCGITIDSVSLPEWGFPTNRITSSFVVSLLPLFLVYLFTLIQSSITAKDSEWIFATEFSNFTGRIVNPKEVLFSSSWRENTQKVLQIVKNIAKLIIGNCVNYWKSLTQEAESPPYFIQLSLDVHSWPEYGIQPARVESGVNQMLRFVHNSKCKISDPDTCSYASTVQVRSIEKSKDSPNVALAVFEVTYASPREECLMAENYKSLTPAADVAKEIIEAEDAGLSKHFGFPYSIVSVIGGGKREIDLYAYIFGADLAVFFLVAIFYQSVIKNKNEFLDVYQLEDQFPKEFVFILMAIFFLIVLDRVLYLCSFATGKVIFYICNLVIFTYSVTEYAWSMEPSQHHAAGLALRAIYLTKAISLALQAMQIRSGVPHKSTLYRQFLTSSITRVNYLGYRLYRALPFLYELRCVLDWSCTTTSLTMYDWLKF
- the LOC111886434 gene encoding piezo-type mechanosensitive ion channel homolog isoform X1, yielding MGVLVGGYLLSLLLFTAALLNWSLISLGNLLGSLLILFVHLERGFHSKGRIVLWGIVVYSLVVILSQLTFLLAWAIWCGRCSAEEPVWAKFIGFMIIKRPRSPKIIYYLTLQLLAAFTATTELHEIRLGLFTWSSSFLGDLAEAIERIGSHVKVAFFLLLPAVQLVVGISNTSWVSLPFFVSSCVGLVDWSLSSNFHGVFRWWRALWLYAGFNIIFLYMYQLPTRSPNMIGDFIGLYRISSESDWTEICSGLSLIIYFFGLSFVKLDLEEMNLIMSMREGNLAEHLLPSTNSFFIRESRSGERDTNVLLRGAVFRTFSINFFTYGAPVSLFALSLWSFYYASVCAFGLLGYVGYIIFVFPSLFRLHRLNGLLLVFILFWAVSTYIFNIVFSNQNGKLGKDTQVWEMVGLWHYPFPGFFILAQFCLGFLVALVNLVNNSVFLYLSDEVPSTSDGDSTPEVKEETKVLIVATIAWVLRKCNRAIMLVQIFLIAMKPGFIHAVYMIFFFLYLLSHRISPRVQGALLLLCEIHFAILYTLQINLVSGALRKSDTISWAILSQLGLLECDSTWDFVEIALLAGFCAIQKHGHKVLFSFSAIVQHTPRPPIGFSILKAGLNKSVLLSVYAVANSTHIDDNPSQERKVASYLSAIGQRFLSLYRSFGTYIAFVTILITVYMTPPNYVSFGYLFLLLFWITGRQLVEKTRKRLWFPLKAYSIVMFILIYILSIFPSFEGWISTKVDLYKYLGYNSEAAVFENVSEALAITIAMQLYSYERRQNRYPNLEDTNRLQFGVIGFIRRLLIWHSQKILFAAMFYAAISPISAFGFLYLLGTVFCSILPKASRIPSKSFLVYTGFLVTSEYLFQLCGEQASMFPGQKHSAFSNFLGLKVYQPGARGLEAGLRAKVLVIAACTLQYNVFHWLEVLPSWLSGVGQWEEPCPLFFSQEDVLPVASIPDEDNVFSSIKKMGLRSINSWPANSQESSGDSGTKSNNRRYMLGYFWGQVNENHKWKKKQVLFLRKERFEMQKTSLKIYLKFWMENMFILFGLEINMIALLLASFALLNAISLLYIASLAACVVLGRQLVQRSWSLFVVLFASVLLLEYFAIWKTERPLSEFGESDNTLHCHDCWRTSEFHFSYCRRCWLGLTVDDPRVLISYFIVFKFSCFKLRADRFCSFSGSYTYRQMISQRKNAFVWKDLSLETKTIWTLLDYLRLYCYCHLLDLVLALILITGTLEYDILHLGYLAFALSLFRLRLTILKKKNKIFKWLRIYNFAVIVLSLAYQSPFVGVFNEGKCETIDYVYEVIGFYKYDYGFRITSRSALVEIIIFILVSLQSYMFSSPELNYVFQYLEAEQIGAIVREQEKKAAWKTEQLQHIREDKEKKRQRNMQVEKMKSEMLNLQIQLHTTCPAHEHTHDDSPRNEGLRRRRAVSLNTDYTTQCVVNKEEDNLKKHASDINMEMPLPFEFHGTESLPAFESPENSHLIEVAEFDEDIAEMEKKGKGPMKESTLISAVQLIGDGVSQVQSIGNRAVSNLANYLNIPQEDLDSDDPTSLSPTGKNSETESQNESHIASNRSSSLQSERSRTGSESASCGIIFQHIWGQMQSNNDIVCYCCFLLVFLWNFSLLSMVYLAALFLYALCVNTGPSYIFWVVMLIYTEFYILIQYVYQIIIQHCGITIDSVSLPEWGFPTNRITSSFVVSLLPLFLVYLFTLIQSSITAKDSEWIFATEFSNFTGRIVNPKEVLFSSSWRENTQKVLQIVKNIAKLIIGNCVNYWKSLTQEAESPPYFIQLSLDVHSWPEYGIQPARVESGVNQMLRFVHNSKCKISDPDTCSYASTVQVRSIEKSKDSPNVALAVFEVTYASPREECLMAENYKSLTPAADVAKEIIEAEDAGLSKHFGFPYSIVSVIGGGKREIDLYAYIFGADLAVFFLVAIFYQSVIKNKNEFLDVYQLEDQFPKEFVFILMAIFFLIVLDRVLYLCSFATGKVIFYICNLVIFTYSVTEYAWSMEPSQHHAAGLALRAIYLTKAISLALQAMQIRSGVPHKSTLYRQFLTSSITRVNYLGYRLYRALPFLYELRCVLDWSCTTTSLTMYDWLKLEDINASLYLVKSDAVLNMAGRRQGERQKKVTKFCNGLCLFFILICVIWAPMLMYSSGNPTNIANPINDVSVQFHIKTNGGRLMLYETTLCAITPWNVLKPSANLDPNNYLDSYNVDDIQMICCQADAISLWLVPDAIQRKFIQSLDMAMDMKFSWVLTRDRPKNKEVVKYEQTIQRSDLPTPSELEQVLNGSTNSFRINNTYPRYFRLTGSGDVRLFDQKAGGVDAKLLLHRGNSEWWSFYDIDWLNSSACGDLMGPMAIVVSEETPQGLLGETLSKSSIWGLYITFVLAVGRFIRLQCSDLRMRIPFENLPSCDRLIAICEDIYAARAEGELVVEEVLYWTLVKIYRSPHMLLEYTNPEAF